aggccccttcagatactggaaggctgctatgaggtctccacgcagccttctcttctccaggctgaacagccccaactttctcagcctgtcttcatatgggaggtgctccagtcccctgatcatccctgtggccctcctctggacttgttctaacagtaccatgtcctttttatgttgaggacaccagaactgcacacaatactccaagtgaggtctcacgagagcagagtagaggggcaggatcacctccttcgacctgctggtcacgctccttttgatgcagcccaggatatggttggatttctgggctgcaagtgcacactgaagctggctcatgttcattttctcattgactaacacccccaagtccttctccgcaggactaccatgaatttcctttttgcccaacctgtagctgtgcctgggattgctcccacccaggtgtaggaccttgcacttggcatggttaaacttcatgaggttggcatcagcccacctcacaagtgtgtcaaggtccctctggatggcattccttccctccagcgtatcaacagaaccacacagcttggtgtcatcggcaaacttgctgagggcacactcaattccattgtccatgtcagcgacaaagatattaaacaagaccggtcccaacaccgatccctgagggacaccactcgttactgatctccagccggacattgaaccgttgaccacaactctttgagtgcgaccatccagccagttctttatccaccgagtggtccacctatcaaattgatgacactccaatttagagacaaggatgtcatgtgggacagtgtcgaatgctttgcacaagtccaggtagatgacgaCAGCTGCTCTGCCCCTCACCATCAGTTCTacagccccatcatagaaggccaccaaattggtcaggcaggattttcccctagtaaagccatgctggctgtcaccaagcacatttctctttttcatgtgccctagcatgccttccaagagaatctgctcccagattttgccaggcacagaggtgagactgactggtctgtaattccctgggtcatccattttccccttcttgaaaatgggggttatatttccctttttccagtcatcaggaacttcacctgactgccatgattttaaATGTCAGTGCTGTTTTCCTTAATCTGCTCTGGACTTGCCAGAGGTAAATTTCCAattagtgttttcttttctttcctttccttttttttttcctgaactgtACTGCATCATAGACATCACCTAATTTCATCAAGTGCCTATAGGTCAGGGATCTGGCATGTGTCATTTCACCTCCGAGAGGATATTTCCAGTAAATGTAGTTTTCAGTTTATACTAAGAATGGATGTTGAGATGACTCAAAAAACTTCAAGGTAAATTGCAAGTGAGCTTTCCAAATTTTATTTGTCAAAGACACTGCATGTTCAGCATGTTACAGTATCATAGTCAGTAGCTGGCTGAAGAGGTGACCAGCAGTTCTTCAGTAGGGAAAAGTCAAGGAATATAGCAGGAGCTACTTTTGTAAATAGGCTAGAACGTGACTATTCTCAGACAGAGAGCTGTCAAGTTTTGTCTTCTACATGGAACTGGAACTGGAGCAATTGTTTTTGTGTACATGACAATAAtaaaattgtgtttctttttatgaaCAGAAGTAGCTCTGCTCACTTCAGGACAAAGTGCAGGATAGCTACAGGCTGGTCAAAGCTCTCCCTGTCAGTCCCTGTGTGAATTCTGGCAGCACCTTTTTAATCACTGCCTGTTACTGTGAAAATGTATTACATGCAATATTATTGTGAAACTTCATTCATTGCTTGTAAATAGTTAGAAATCTTGAAACCTGTagcaataattttattttaaattcaggtcttctttccagtgttttaaattgaaacaaaatgctAGAAAAGACCATTGCAATGAGCAATATAATCTTTTGCATATCAAACACCAAATGATTCCCAAATCCCACAGTTTAGTTTGCGGGTTGAGCCTGTGCAATGTACTTTGGTCTTAATGTAATAAAGTGTATATGAGTCCATTTAAGCATGAACCTTACAGTGATTGCCCATTCTCTTTAAACATGCCTGTGCTCAAACATGTTATGAACTGAAGTCTAAGTGCTTGGAAACCAGTGgatttaaaaatctgtaaacACTGCTGTTTGTGAGAGAGATTCTCACTTGTAATCCTTAAAAATTGTTCTCATATGGCAAATTCCAGCTTTGATTTCATATAACGTCTTCAGCTTCGGGGTGTCTCCCAACATAAGCAGAGGCAGGACCAAGTCCTCATTCACACTTCCAGCTACATTAACCTGAATAAGTAAAGATTATATCCTTCCCTTTAAAGAATCTCCTATGTAAATCAGCAAGGGCCTTAAGGAAGGGCATGAGCTTGAGATGCTAACATTTAACTTTATTTCACATTCTGAAGCTTCCACAGTGCttgcaaaacattaatttcagaCATAGTTTAAACTAGTAGTTATGTATCTGACAGCCATGCTGGTTATGCACCAAACAGTCTGTGGTTTTAATTTCCCTAATCCTGGGAAGATAGAAAATATGCTTTGATATCCAGTACAgatttcaagaggaaaaaaaatacagtacatTTAAGCTTCTCTTTCTATAGACATTATATACTAAATATAGTGTAATACGAATAATAACATGCTGTGAAATGTTCTACTGCAAAATGATTTCACTTTCAAAGAGCAAGAAGGTTCATCCAGCTGGGCACACACTGTAGGCCAAGGAATTCTGCCTTTTGCAGGCGTGCTGAAATAGGTGGCATAACCTACTCTAGAGCTACAACACTGTGAGCACACTTGTGCATGTAATAATGCTCACCAGACTCAGTAAGActctaaaggaaaagaagtattATTAATGAATGAAATAACACAACTTTCTTTCTCCAGAGGACTATTGTTTTTCTACAATGAGCCAAATGCAGATTGGCAGTCTTATCAATAAGTCCTCAGTGTACTAAAACTCATAGTGTCTGCAGTGAAATGTTCTGTAAACAGTAAATGGTTGTTTTTCTAGTACGTATATCTCCCTAGAAGGGAAAATGTTGCAcgctaaaaataaaacaacgAAAGCCAGTCAGTAAATACACGcaaaataatttgcctttaCATTAAGGAATACTTGTGGTTTGCAGTAAGTAACACTTGTAAGCTCACTGTTTGCAGCAATATTTGCAAGTGGGGTGATAATGGGCTGGAAGATTCAGAGAACAAAACCCATGCTTTTTGAGGGATGCTGAGCTCAGCAAAGGGATGCATGGCTGCCAGTCTCCAAAAGCCTGGAAAGTAAGATGCTAAGCATTTTGCTTGTTCTCAAAAGCTGCTGAATCCTTGTCCACCCCAAAAGACAGATAAGGATTTGTACACAAGCACAGGAGCAGCCCTCTAAGAATCAGGAGTCCTGCAACTATAGTTGCCCAGCCCTTTTAGCAACAACAGGCTTATTTGTAAGTGAGAAGATTGCTTCTCTAGCTGTAGAAATTCTTTATTTGAACATGAAATATATAACAGGAAAGTGATGCAGTGAGACCTAAATCAGGCCTGATTTGTCTGTGTCATTTTCAAATCCTGGACTTTTTTCACATCAGTGAAATTAGTCTCTACTAAGCCAGGGGTTAGCTTGACATGATACAAGTATAAGAATCAAGAATATATGTTAACCTCAATTAAATAATCCATCTTTATCTTCATATTCCAGCTAATTGTACAATCCCAGTATTCAGCTGTAGATGTCTAAAATCTTGCTTTAGTGAAAGACAAGATTTCAAAGAATTATTTGCCAAGAATAATTAAATCGTGCAATTTGAgaaaaacagtttgaaataaGGAAATGAGTAATCCCATAGCAAAATGGgaaacttaattaaaaaaaaatagttgtcATTCATGCTGCTTATCTGGATAACCAGAActagaaaaatgaaacacaaggAGTTCTGCTCCCATACAAGCCTTAGCAGCTATTAAAATGTGTCTACCTGTTCTGCTGGCTGAAGACACAAAACTCTTTATAAATGTTACCATTAATTTTGTGAGTTATTAAAAACTGCTCTTTGCATGAAGCTTCATGTGCTTCAACAAGCTTCAACAAGCTTCAACAAGCTACCCTAATATGGAGTCTTTTAAGATCCTCTACAATCAGCCTACAACCACAGCCAGGATTGTGACATTGCAAGTTCTGTGTCTATAATTCCTCAGACAGAAGCTCTTCTGTGGTTATAGAAAGAAGGTGGGTAATGGGAGGTGTTCTCTGAAAATTTAACACCcttgaaaaaatacataaaaccagaattttttttgtttgtttgatttaaagaaacagaataatgAAATTTGCAGAAAAGTGTGTATCAGTAATCCCTAAGATGATTTGCTTCTTCAGGAAATGATCTTTCTTGTGGCACCATTTTCTTTCATCTAAAATAAAGGAACAGTGGTTACAGTTACAGATACAGCACTATAAATACAGAAGCATATGGCACAGCAGTAAATTAGAGCCAGCAGTGCAAAGACAAGTGATCCCTTGGACAGTGGGATATTGCGCACTAAGAAATCGCTGCTGCCCGCCCCTGGGCAATATATGTTCCCTCCACAATGGCAGCTGGAGACTCCTCAGAGGTCTTCTTCATGCACAGAAAATTGTTGAGATGATTGAGATTCCTCATAAAATACACATGCATGTTTGCCTCAGGGACCTAGCTCAGGAGTCTGGGAAAGCTTTTATGATGGTTTCATAGGCAGGAGGGGGGGTTTGTGTGGAGTGGCAGATGCGGAGGCTGTTGTTAGACCAGTGGAATTCAGGTCGGCTCAAGCTGTTGGTGGTGCTTCCTACAAGGGTTGTGGTGGTATTTGTGGGAGTGAGGGTGATCAGCTGACTGTTCGTTTCCACAGGGAGAGGAGGACACTGCAGGAAAGGGTGGAAGGTAGACGCACGGAAGCTTGACTTCCTGGGGAAAGAGTTGGCCTGCTCCAAGGATGCTTGCCGCTGGAAGGTGAGGCTGGCCAGGCTGAGGTTGCTCCGACGTTCACAGCTGCTGTTGCGGTAAAATCCAGTCCTGCCAGTAGTATTGCCATGGGAGGATGGTCTGGACCGACGGCTGAAGGTTGAGGAATTCCCCTGGGAAATGTGGGCACTAGCTCTGCGACGGGACAAGCACGTAAACAGTGCCCAGATAATGCCTCCAATCACCAGTCCGATCACCATTGACACTGTGAAGGCTATTGTTATCTGTTCTGAAATACAACAACAATACACAGCAAAGTTATTTCATTAACTCTGAGGGATTTTCCTGCCAGAAAATGAGTTGAAGATGGCAGCCTCCTTAAAAGATGAACAAACCCTAAGGTCTTTGTACGTAATACACAGACTTTACAACACAAAACCGGCAGTTCAGATTGCTTTCCCTTTatggtgtttttttattttaatttgcataatTCAACAAGATCCAGAAAGTAGCTTGCATTTAATACCAGTTTCTGTACCAATGCAAGGGAAAAATCAGTCTCTTCCAGAATCAGCCACCCACCAGCGACAAGATGTGCTAAGAAACTGCCAAGCATATGCTTCTGTGGGCAGTATGAGGTGCAGATTTATGCAAACTTGTCATGTTTATAGATGTTGATGTTCTATGTTTATGTGTTTGCAAAATCACCTATTACAACAGTGATGTAGCTTCTACCACATTTTTAAAGGAGTAAGCCTTATATTTATTAAAGAACGAGAACATGTTCCATCCTTTTACTGCTGGGTAACAGCTACTTTAAATCCTCATACTAATTAATGTAAATTAATATATCCTAATTGGTCAGAGATAAACATTAGTAATAGTAAGTCACCTGAATATTTCCCATCCCCAATGCCCAGTTGAAAGGTGCATTACTCTGCTATTAAGAAAAGTAAATTTCTGGATCTTTTATAAATGCTTTCAAGAATCAAGAgatctgaaaacaaagaaaaacatggctaggatttctttctgaaatgaaattatttacttGTATATTTCTAAGAATAGGACTGTTACTTCAGAAAACTTCACCTACTTTTGCAACTGAGCACCAGCTTTTTTGCTGTTCTAAAAAGTTTGGAGATACGCTTTTAATCCTGGATAAGGcctgaaatgaacaaaaaaccTTTATAGATCccttcaaaatttaaaaatgaattggATCTTTAACAAGAAGGGAGATCACATTGACTACTGGTGGAGCAAAGAGGGAataagggaaaaagaacaacACAACAGCTTGAAACATGTTTATTCTATCTGTcacggaatcacagaatcccagaatcctgagggttggaagggacctcaaaagatcaaaccccctgcaagagcagggtacatcacacaggaacttgtccaggcaggccttgaatatctcctatgtaggagactccacaacctccctgggcaacctgttccagtgctctgtcactcttattCTATAATGTCCTATCATGCTTGTGAACTATTTGTACTAAAAAGGAAATTGTATTCATTAGACAGAGAAAAGTGAGTAACTTGTGCAATGTACAGAAGCTCAGACTAGCTAACGCTGTGCCTGTCTGATCCTCATAACAGAAGGCAGCAACTCCAGGATTGGGGTCAAAATGTTAGAGCCCAAAAAGGGCAAGATGAGAGTAGGCTCAACATTTTCTTGCAGGGAAACTGCTGTTAAAGAGTTTCCCCTGAATTTACGGTGCTGCACAAACAGtcctttttcagaaataatgacACTGAATCCAAGCTGTGAAGATTAGCCACAGCAGGTGTTGAATAGGCAAAGGGAGCAAGTGGCTGATGGACAGCCATGGAGAAGAGCACATAgtgaagggagaggagaggtgCCAGGCATAGCTAGTGGGACCAGCTTGCAGGCAGAGGCACCCTAGTATGTGCCAACAGATGCCTTTGCTCAAGTCAGGCCTCAGTGCCTACCAAGGCTTAAACTTAAAGCAGGTCACTGCAGGAGGGGTAAAGCaaacatttactttcttttcagcaGGGAAGATGTAAATAATTACTGGTATAATTGTACTTTAAGAATTAGTTATTATTACCTTCCTTACctaccttcttttctccagtgaCAAAACGTTAGCTGTGTGATTCATATTTGCAATTGGGGAAAATTAGCTCTTTAAGCACCAGAAAGTTTAGCATAAAATTTTCACAGGGTTCTGGGTGGGGACTCCAAGCAGCATTAAACTGaagcacagcctttgctgttgCCCATCAGACCCTGACAGAGGGGCAGTATGCTCGCCCAACATGCCTTTGCAGGTGTGGTTCCATGTGAGACCAGCTTTATCATGAATTACTGACATCACCATGAATCTCCTATCCAGGTTTATTCACCTTATATTTCTTTTAGGATAGCCTTGAAGTTCCATGAGGCCCAGAACATTCAAGCTCTAATTAAGCCATGATATTTGGAAGGCTGTACAATCCTACTGTTGCTTGCTTGTAACGTCTGCTTTCAGATAGTCTTATAACCATTATCCTTTTCAAATGGGAGAATAAAGACTGGAGAGGATAATGCAAAAGATAATGTTGCAGAGCATTCCTCCCTCTTGGGAACACTTTGTTGCCCTTTTGTTCGGAGATGGATCAGACTTGACcctaaaatataattttgctCCAAGCCCTCATTTCTACATCTAAGAAACTCTTGACTAGGTAGACTAAAGTCAAAGGGTGATtgacttttctgcttttttgcaaGAACCCACAGGCAGCATCCTGCACTGCAACTTCTGGCTGCAGATCAGAGCTTTGTCATCATTCTGCCCTTTATCAACATCTTCAGAGGCACAGCAGGAATTAGCATGTCCCTTTTGGTCAGGAATAGCCTATTATGCCATTTTAATAGATTTAATACATTCTGTTACTGCAATTTCCTACTCATACTCctggaggtggggagggagagccAGGACTTTGTGACCTTCAGTTGAGTAAATCCCAGGGGTATCCTAAAGACAGCAGTTCCCAAGTACTAAACCTGCAGTCTTGAGTACCCCCTACTGTTGTCCATGCGTGTCTACAGGTAAGTGGAGCAAGAACTAGTCCTTTCTTAGGCTGATTTCTTTCACACCTCAGCTGGAATGCTTGTTAGGTTATTATATTTGAGACTGCACAGGGATAGCCCAGGTacagggctctgtgctgctctttgATATCCCAGCTCCTATTTGGGCTCTCAGTTCCAGTGGGCAGGAGGCAAAGAGGATCTCTGTGGGGCTCAGCAGCCTGGAGAGTGAGCACAATCACAGCAAGCTGCATCAGCGTACCTGGCTCTGGGGTTGCCATGCACCATGGTGAGGATTTGTCCCTATATCCTTCTAGCCATAATTTTCACCAGCTGCACAATCAAATCAGCATTTCACACTGTTAAAAGCAGATGAGGGAATTGACAAAAGTATCGAGTGCAGCTCTTCAGTCCTTCCCACGTGCTGTTCCCCTGTGCTGGAGGTACAGCACAAACAATTATCCCTTTGGATAatgtcttctttattttttttttttttactttgattcttttatttttctacctCTATATATGAATGTAAAAATAGAGGGTTAAATTATGCCGTGCAGAACCTCAGCTGGCTTTACACTGACTATTGCAGTGGCCATATAGTGCCCCAAATGCTCTCATTCCCATTTGGACCTACATTTATTCTTATTGGTTCTAGAAATATCACCAGACCCATTTGTTTCAGACACTTTATTCTTTCTATTCCCAGACTCTCTGTGACTTCAGTGGGGATTTTGGATCACACTAATAGGCCACACTTGCTTTTATGTTCACTCCCTGCAGAGGATGAATGTCACTGAAATGTAATTCAGTTCTAAAAACTAACGTTGAAGAATTGTAAATCTACGCCCATTGATTTCCTCTGCCCAGTGATCATAGCCCTGAGGTACATTGGAGAAAATATTAccaaacagagaaagagatcaAAGGCAGAGTGGGACTTGCTGCACCTGGGATTTTGAGGGGAGCAGCTGACTTTCAGGgagttgtttttctcttccttaatCTGGCAGGGCAGAACTAGCCTTTCAGGAGAGTCAGAGCAATACCCACACAAAGTGTCTCCCACAGGGCCACTGTAATATCTTATGGTTTCCTGAGAACTGTTCATGTCATTCTGTCCTctgcttttaaggaaaaaagaaactgggATAAAGTAAGGATGCTTCCAATAACAATAACTCCCTAGGTGCTGGTTGCCTAAATGTGTTTTGATCTGTATGTTTCTCAGGCTGCTCACGCTGCTTACTTTATTTGGTTATGCCATAACCAAAAAGATATGGTACTCCACCTCACTCCACCTCAGTCCACCTCAGTCAATTTTCTCCTCTCTCACTTCTAACACCAACTGAGCTGAAGGACAAAGGATTTTTtcaatcagattttttttctgtctcaggaCAGACTTTGAGATACAAatccaaaaataaaaggataagGAAACAAAGCTGCTGAGTATCTTAGCTACACTACCTTTCTTATCTATGGTATTTCCAGTGTGtccatgaaaaaaatgttggtGGTTCAGAGCCCACAGTAACACCTATGACTTCAGGATGCTATCCCCAGACCTAAACACCAAGCCAGCACGTCTGTTAGGACAGCATCTATCCAGATCAGGCAATTCATTCTGAAgtccctctcttccctcctctctgaTTTCTGCATGCAGCGTTAAGCAAATAAAGTACTAAAGGTTTGTACAGGGGGTTATTGTCCTCTCTTTGAAAAGCTTTCTGTTGGTTTTTGCagctttctgcaaagctttCATAACTTTCTGTAAACTGTATATATGAAGTGTTAGTATATATCCTACTGAACTGATAGCCTCTAGTAAGTCCTTAACACTCTATAGAATCCCCACAGGAGAAATCTGGACATGTTATTAGTAAAGATGATAGACTGCCTGATAAGGTATTTTTCCTAGCACTCAGCTCTGAAATAATTGCTTCACATACAGCCCGAACATCAGCAGCAAGGCCAAACAAACATCATATGAACCTGTAAATCTTCTGAGAAGTGAGCTACATTCTCTCTTTCCTTATATTAGGATATACCTCACTAAAATTTGGCAACACAGTACCTATGTAGACTTGTCAGCCCCTGGATCAACAGAAATCTTCCTATAATAGATTTGCTTTCTGTGATGGAGAATCCTGCCTCTATTGTGGAGCTTAGCAAGATCCTTGGAGACGTACTCAGGTCAATCCCTTACTTTTGGaagggtttctttttcctttcatgtgtATGGACCACATCAGATAACAAGGTGTTCCTTTGAATTTGAAACATGTTTGTATTGAGGATTCATTTTCCCAAGGAATCTCCCTCTTGCCCTCAGCTGTGGCTGCAATGGACTGGAACAGCATCTTGCTCCCAAAAGTCAGGAAATCCTGATTTGCATTGTTCCTATAACCTTATGATAAATTCCCCAAGGTGTAAAATTAAGATGGGCACAAGATCTGCCTTGCTCCATACTcacaaaatatgcatttgtaaACTTTTCAGATGGCCATGTGTATGAAAGGATGGCAGTACCTTTGAAAATCATGTCAGTAGCAGCTTCAATGAGAGCATCACAGAGCAAGAACCAgggtggggtgggggaagaTAGGACAATGTACTGAACACAAAGGGAAGAGAAATTGAGAAGCATCTTTTAGTCAAGCTGTGCACACATGACTTGAATTTGAACCGAATCTTTGCCAATAATAGCTGATAAAGCTaataaagaaacagttttccaaGCATCTGGTCTGCTCATGCTATTGCTAAGCACAAGTAGGCAGAGACACTCATAGCGTGAGATGATACCTACacattttatttgatttctaGTGGGTGACTTTCAAATATGAcaattttctttatgttttggAGCTGTTAGTTTTTTGTTATTGCTTTACTAAAAGGGAAATAATGAAGTAGTTATATCTTAGTTATTAGAAGAGGTAAAGTATCTTGTCAGTCAAGGACGGCCTTGTTCAGCATTCAAACTCAGCTTGCTACAGAGATGTTTTATTCATATTACATTAGACCAGGATTCTGCAATTTTACTTCAGCAACTCAGAGTAATTctaccatttttcttttctttcacctgtCCAAAACTAGCATGAAGCATTGCATACCTGACATCCAAAATTTATTCCATGCAAGCTTGCATGCAGAATGCGAAttcactgatttcagcagtATTAGCAATAAGATGTATCAGAACATACCACCATGTTGTATAGCACAAAAGAGCTATTTTCATAGTTTCAATCAAAAATTTGGATGtctaattttatttccattttcattctttccttctcaCATTTTTGTGAGCTCTCTTTTCTTTATGTGATTTTATGTGCCAGTGACTCAAAACTTGTCTATGTAAGCATTCCTCcccttacacacacacatgcttctGCACATGCCATCAGCTTGCCTTAACCTAAAGTTGAAAAACCCTGACAGCTGTTAGAGGGTTTGATCTCAGACATGGAAAAATCCAGCTGAGCCTCTGTGTCACcctatattttttcctgaaatgaaaGCTTAGTGTTAAAAGCTGGtataaaaaacacacaaacccatATGTGAATTCATAACTGAGCATTGCACAGCTTAGTGTAGAGCACCAGCTAGCGTGTTAAAGCATGAACTGCATTTTACAAATGACAAATCTAGTAACCTGACTAATAAGAATTATTCAGACACTATATTACTGGAGTTTCAGTGCCTCAGCTTTTCAAGTGAGGCTCAGGGAAGTCACAATAGATGTTCAGAAAACAGCCTCATTTATGCAAAACGAAACAGAAGCAGCCTGGGTCCATCAGTTTGAACAAACTCATAGCATCTTCCATCAGCTATAGCAAATATATATCTCTAAGCTGGACAGGCTGCAACTACTCCTCACATGTTCCGGGCAGTaagtttggaaaggaaaaaatactctaGGCCCAGAGTGCTACCACTTTTCTCCACTATAGAATGTTTGAAGTGATTTTAACTATTTTATGCTGGTTCTACCAACTCCAAGAGAACTTAATTTAAAACCAGAGCTGGTATAGGTAACCatcttctgtgctgctgttgccatGCTGTGCTCATAAATGCAATTCCTTTTATCTGACAAGTGTTGACCTACTATCTTCCCGATCTTTGTCACTAATTGTATTAGCAAAACAACCTCTCATTAATCATTTGTAGGCAGTCCATGATTCAGTTGGGTGGGTGAATCTGTTGCTGTGTAATATCAACCAGCTGTGATCTTAGTCATAGCAGAAGTTTAAGAAAGG
This window of the Melopsittacus undulatus isolate bMelUnd1 chromosome 3, bMelUnd1.mat.Z, whole genome shotgun sequence genome carries:
- the MYCT1 gene encoding myc target protein 1, which produces MWCSKIRQALANSSPQAGNVIHTFPFRQTTQFPGSTEVLLQLLNLKHSETHRSSVDIQFCICYLDVMDRNSTFSPITWPPKFWEQITIAFTVSMVIGLVIGGIIWALFTCLSRRRASAHISQGNSSTFSRRSRPSSHGNTTGRTGFYRNSSCERRSNLSLASLTFQRQASLEQANSFPRKSSFRASTFHPFLQCPPLPVETNSQLITLTPTNTTTTLVGSTTNSLSRPEFHWSNNSLRICHSTQTPPPAYETIIKAFPDS